One stretch of Hemibagrus wyckioides isolate EC202008001 linkage group LG01, SWU_Hwy_1.0, whole genome shotgun sequence DNA includes these proteins:
- the clcn1b gene encoding chloride channel protein 1 isoform X4: MSECPEASEAVMNLDQILLYGEYREQVGNFAQKEAARLLTENQSKRHAGHARAIRRGYGRAHRVSLETGPMTPGLSHSSSIKKPQPYSKCQDCLRRVQRYIITKLGEDWIFLVLLGFTMALVSWSMDYASAKSLQAYKWMYAELKGNVPLQYLAWITYPIILIVFSSVFCHLVSPQAIGSGIPEMKTILRGVVLKEYLTLKAFVAKVIGLTASLGSGMPLGKEGPFVHIASICAAVLSRVMSFFTGVYENPYGYTDILTVGCAVGVGCCFGTPLGGVLFSIEVTSTYFAVRNYWRGYFAATFSAFIFRVLSVWNKDSVTITALFRTKFRMDFPFDLQELPAFAVIGISCGFLGAFFVYLNRQVVLFMRRQTALTQFLTKYRLIYPGVVTLIIATFTFPPGFGQFMAGELMPRECINSLFDNFTWTKVWDPTLEPGLGRSAAWFHSEVSIFIILILFFIMKFWMSAVSTTMPIPSGAFMPVFILGAAFGRLVGEIMATLFPNGILFDGIVYRILPGGYAVIGAAAMTGAVTHTVSTAVICFELTGQISHILPMMVAVILANMVAQGLQPSLYDSIIQVKKLPYLPELGFGHISKYNICVEDIMVKKVKFLSPQTTYRELLHLLQTTTLKTIPVVDSKESMILLGSIERCELQAAYDWWLSAERRIANQGQAMRSPGSVVSWESFNLVDEEGGEESKEKENTVSEEHNGPLDTVGDPTNHAAPGVLGIMRSALHRLLSNSSSSQPPESQDTPPAPVTDSMTPDEIKAWEDAELDKPIDIDQIRIDPSPFQLVERTSLHKTHTLFSLLGLSHAYVTSIGKLVGVVALKELQKAIEGSTCSGVRLRPPLASFRDASRKAKEHPHPASAPSSPTRDKQLWSEGEKKETKDEAEPKLAESRETDQCKVSIDRNSRSSDNSAQGQPTSTSSPSSPSIPLTSLHPKQETNGEKESDDELV; encoded by the exons ATGAGCGAGTGTCCTGAAGCCTCTGAGGCAGTAATGAATTTAGACCAAATTCTG CTGTATGGAGAGTACAGGGAGCAGGTGGGTAATTTTGCCCAGAAGGAGGCCGCACGTCTGCTAACCGAGAACCAGTCAAAAAGACATGCTGGCCATGCTAGAGCAATCAGGAGAGGGTACGGCCGAGCGCATCGTGTCTCCTTAGAAACAGGACCCATGACCCCAGGATTAAGCCACTCCTCCTcaataaaaaaaccccaacctTACTCAAAATGCCAAG ACTGCCTGAGGCGGGTCCAGAGGTATATAATAACAAAGCTTGGGGAGGACTGGATTTTCCTGGTGCTGCTGGGTTTCACCATGGCTCTAGTCAGCTGGAGTATGGACTATGCCAGTGCAAAGAGCCTGCAAG CTTACAAATGGATGTATGCAGAGCTGAAAGGGAATGTGCCACTTCAGTATTTGGCCTGGATCACATATCCCATAATTCTCATTGTGTTTTCCTCTGTCTTTTGCCACTTGGTCTCCCCACAAGCTATAG GCTCTGGTATACCAGAGATGAAGACCATTCTACGCGGAGTTGTGCTGAAGGAATATTTGACTCTAAAAGCCTTTGTGGCTAAAGTCATTGGCCTGACTGCCAGCCTGGGCAGTGGCATGCCTTTGGGAAAAGAG ggCCCTTTTGTTCACATTGCAAGTATCTGTGCTGCTGTGCTGAGTAGAGTAATGTCCTTCTTCACGGGAGTGTACGAG aACCCCTATGGTTACACTGATATTCTGACAGTGGGGTGTGCTGTAGGGGTCGGCTGCTGTTTTGGCACTCCTCTCGGAG GTGTGTTGTTCAGTATTGAGGTCACATCCACCTATTTTGCTGTGAGGAATTATTGGAGAGGATACTTCGCTGCTACGTTCAGTGCATTTATATTCAGAGTGCTATCTGTGTGGAACAAAGACTCTG TCACAATTACAGCTCTGTTCCGCACAAAATTCCGGATGGACTTTCCATTTGACCTGCAGGAGCTGCCAGCGTTTGCTGTCATTGG GATCTCATGTGGATTTCTGGGGGCTTTCTTTGTTTATCTGAACAGACAAGTTGTTCTGTTCATGAGAAGACAAACAGCACTCACTCAATTCCTTACAAAATA tcggTTGATTTACCCTGGTGTGGTGACTCTCATTATTGCCACCTTCACATTTCCGCCAGGCTTCGGACAGTTTATGGCCGGTGAG CTGATGCCGAGAGAGTGTATCAACTCCCTGTTTGATAATTTCACCTGGACAAAAGTCTGGGACCCCACCTTGGAACCGGGCCTGGGCCGCTCTGCCGCCTGGTTCCATTCAGAAGTcagcatcttcatcatcctcattctcTTTTTCATCATGAAG TTTTGGATGTCTGCAGTATCAACAACGATGCCTATTCCCTCAGGCGCCTTCATGCCTGTCTTTATTCTTG gAGCTGCATTTGGCCGCTTGGTGGGAGAGATCATGGCCACACTTTTTCCGAATGGTATTCTCTTTGATGGAATTGTTTACCGAATCCTACCTGGTGGCTACGCTGTGATTG GTGCCGCAGCGATGACCGGAgcggtcacacacacagtttcgaCAGCAGTGATATGCTTTGAGCTGACCGGGCAGATCTCTCACATTCTACCCATGATGGTGGCAGTGATCCTGGCTAACATGGTGGCACAGGGCCTGCAGCCTTCTCTCTATGATTCTATAATCCAGGTCAAAAAGCTCCCCTATCTCCCCGAGCTTGGTTTTGGACACATCag TAAGTATAATATCTGTGTGGAGGACATCATGGTGAAGAAGGTGAAGTTTTTGTCTCCTCAGACCACGTACCGTGAACTACTTCACCTATTGCAGACCACTACTCTCAAAACCATCCCAGTAGTTGATTCTAAAG AGTCAATGATTTTGTTAGGCTCTATTGAGAGGTGTGAGCTTCAAGCAGCCTATGACTGGTGGCTGTCAGCAGAGAGACGGATTGCTAACCAAGGTCAGGCAATGCGCAGTCCAGGGTCAGTGGTCAGCTGGGAGTCCTTCAATTTGGTAGatgaagaaggaggagaggagagcaagGAAAAG GAAAACACAGTCTCTGAGGAGCACAACGGCCCACTGGACACTGTGGGGGATCCCACCAATCACGCAGCACCTG GTGTACTCGGGATCATGAGGAGCGCACTTCATCGCCTCTTGTCAAACTCATCTTCGTCACAGCCGCCTGAGTCACAG GATACACCGCCCGCTCCTGTAACAGATAGCATGACTCCAGATGAG ATCAAAGCTTGGGAGGATGCTGAGCTGGATAAGCCGATCGATATTGATCAGATTCGCATCGATCCCTCCCCGTTTCAGTTGGTGGAGAGAACATCGCTGCATAAG acacacacacttttctctctGCTGGGTCTCAGTCATGCTTATGTCACCAGCATAGGTAAACTAGTTGGGGTCGTAGCACTTAAAGAG CTTCAGAAGGCCATAGAAGGTTCAACCTGCAGTGGCGTGCGTTTGCGCCCCCCGCTGGCCAGTTTCCGAGATGCCAGCCGTAAAGCCAAGGAGCACCCCCACCCAGCTTCTGCCCCCTCTTCTCCCACTCGAGACAAACAGCTATGGAGtgagggagaaaagaaagaaacgaaAGATGAAGCAGAGCCCAAATTGGCCGAGTCCAGAGAAACAGATCAGTGCAAGGTTAGCATAGACAGAAACAGCAGAAGTTCCGATAATTCAGCTCAGGGGCAGCCGACCTCCacttcctctccctcttctcCTTCCATCCCTCTCACATCTCTCCATCCCAAACAGGAGAcaaatggagagaaagaaagtgatgaTGAACTGGTTTAA
- the clcn1b gene encoding chloride channel protein 1 isoform X1 has product MSECPEASEAVMNLDQILLYGEYREQVGNFAQKEAARLLTENQSKRHAGHARAIRRGYGRAHRVSLETGPMTPGLSHSSSIKKPQPYSKCQDCLRRVQRYIITKLGEDWIFLVLLGFTMALVSWSMDYASAKSLQAYKWMYAELKGNVPLQYLAWITYPIILIVFSSVFCHLVSPQAIGSGIPEMKTILRGVVLKEYLTLKAFVAKVIGLTASLGSGMPLGKEGPFVHIASICAAVLSRVMSFFTGVYENPYGYTDILTVGCAVGVGCCFGTPLGGVLFSIEVTSTYFAVRNYWRGYFAATFSAFIFRVLSVWNKDSVTITALFRTKFRMDFPFDLQELPAFAVIGISCGFLGAFFVYLNRQVVLFMRRQTALTQFLTKYRLIYPGVVTLIIATFTFPPGFGQFMAGELMPRECINSLFDNFTWTKVWDPTLEPGLGRSAAWFHSEVSIFIILILFFIMKFWMSAVSTTMPIPSGAFMPVFILGAAFGRLVGEIMATLFPNGILFDGIVYRILPGGYAVIGAAAMTGAVTHTVSTAVICFELTGQISHILPMMVAVILANMVAQGLQPSLYDSIIQVKKLPYLPELGFGHISKYNICVEDIMVKKVKFLSPQTTYRELLHLLQTTTLKTIPVVDSKESMILLGSIERCELQAAYDWWLSAERRIANQGQAMRSPGSVVSWESFNLVDEEGGEESKEKENTVSEEHNGPLDTVGDPTNHAAPGESGSGVLGIMRSALHRLLSNSSSSQPPESQDTPPAPVTDSMTPDEIKAWEDAELDKPIDIDQIRIDPSPFQLVERTSLHKTHTLFSLLGLSHAYVTSIGKLVGVVALKELQKAIEGSTCSGVRLRPPLASFRDASRKAKEHPHPASAPSSPTRDKQLWSEGEKKETKDEAEPKLAESRETDQCKVSIDRNSRSSDNSAQGQPTSTSSPSSPSIPLTSLHPKQETNGEKESDDELV; this is encoded by the exons ATGAGCGAGTGTCCTGAAGCCTCTGAGGCAGTAATGAATTTAGACCAAATTCTG CTGTATGGAGAGTACAGGGAGCAGGTGGGTAATTTTGCCCAGAAGGAGGCCGCACGTCTGCTAACCGAGAACCAGTCAAAAAGACATGCTGGCCATGCTAGAGCAATCAGGAGAGGGTACGGCCGAGCGCATCGTGTCTCCTTAGAAACAGGACCCATGACCCCAGGATTAAGCCACTCCTCCTcaataaaaaaaccccaacctTACTCAAAATGCCAAG ACTGCCTGAGGCGGGTCCAGAGGTATATAATAACAAAGCTTGGGGAGGACTGGATTTTCCTGGTGCTGCTGGGTTTCACCATGGCTCTAGTCAGCTGGAGTATGGACTATGCCAGTGCAAAGAGCCTGCAAG CTTACAAATGGATGTATGCAGAGCTGAAAGGGAATGTGCCACTTCAGTATTTGGCCTGGATCACATATCCCATAATTCTCATTGTGTTTTCCTCTGTCTTTTGCCACTTGGTCTCCCCACAAGCTATAG GCTCTGGTATACCAGAGATGAAGACCATTCTACGCGGAGTTGTGCTGAAGGAATATTTGACTCTAAAAGCCTTTGTGGCTAAAGTCATTGGCCTGACTGCCAGCCTGGGCAGTGGCATGCCTTTGGGAAAAGAG ggCCCTTTTGTTCACATTGCAAGTATCTGTGCTGCTGTGCTGAGTAGAGTAATGTCCTTCTTCACGGGAGTGTACGAG aACCCCTATGGTTACACTGATATTCTGACAGTGGGGTGTGCTGTAGGGGTCGGCTGCTGTTTTGGCACTCCTCTCGGAG GTGTGTTGTTCAGTATTGAGGTCACATCCACCTATTTTGCTGTGAGGAATTATTGGAGAGGATACTTCGCTGCTACGTTCAGTGCATTTATATTCAGAGTGCTATCTGTGTGGAACAAAGACTCTG TCACAATTACAGCTCTGTTCCGCACAAAATTCCGGATGGACTTTCCATTTGACCTGCAGGAGCTGCCAGCGTTTGCTGTCATTGG GATCTCATGTGGATTTCTGGGGGCTTTCTTTGTTTATCTGAACAGACAAGTTGTTCTGTTCATGAGAAGACAAACAGCACTCACTCAATTCCTTACAAAATA tcggTTGATTTACCCTGGTGTGGTGACTCTCATTATTGCCACCTTCACATTTCCGCCAGGCTTCGGACAGTTTATGGCCGGTGAG CTGATGCCGAGAGAGTGTATCAACTCCCTGTTTGATAATTTCACCTGGACAAAAGTCTGGGACCCCACCTTGGAACCGGGCCTGGGCCGCTCTGCCGCCTGGTTCCATTCAGAAGTcagcatcttcatcatcctcattctcTTTTTCATCATGAAG TTTTGGATGTCTGCAGTATCAACAACGATGCCTATTCCCTCAGGCGCCTTCATGCCTGTCTTTATTCTTG gAGCTGCATTTGGCCGCTTGGTGGGAGAGATCATGGCCACACTTTTTCCGAATGGTATTCTCTTTGATGGAATTGTTTACCGAATCCTACCTGGTGGCTACGCTGTGATTG GTGCCGCAGCGATGACCGGAgcggtcacacacacagtttcgaCAGCAGTGATATGCTTTGAGCTGACCGGGCAGATCTCTCACATTCTACCCATGATGGTGGCAGTGATCCTGGCTAACATGGTGGCACAGGGCCTGCAGCCTTCTCTCTATGATTCTATAATCCAGGTCAAAAAGCTCCCCTATCTCCCCGAGCTTGGTTTTGGACACATCag TAAGTATAATATCTGTGTGGAGGACATCATGGTGAAGAAGGTGAAGTTTTTGTCTCCTCAGACCACGTACCGTGAACTACTTCACCTATTGCAGACCACTACTCTCAAAACCATCCCAGTAGTTGATTCTAAAG AGTCAATGATTTTGTTAGGCTCTATTGAGAGGTGTGAGCTTCAAGCAGCCTATGACTGGTGGCTGTCAGCAGAGAGACGGATTGCTAACCAAGGTCAGGCAATGCGCAGTCCAGGGTCAGTGGTCAGCTGGGAGTCCTTCAATTTGGTAGatgaagaaggaggagaggagagcaagGAAAAG GAAAACACAGTCTCTGAGGAGCACAACGGCCCACTGGACACTGTGGGGGATCCCACCAATCACGCAGCACCTGGTGAGTCTGGCTCAG GTGTACTCGGGATCATGAGGAGCGCACTTCATCGCCTCTTGTCAAACTCATCTTCGTCACAGCCGCCTGAGTCACAG GATACACCGCCCGCTCCTGTAACAGATAGCATGACTCCAGATGAG ATCAAAGCTTGGGAGGATGCTGAGCTGGATAAGCCGATCGATATTGATCAGATTCGCATCGATCCCTCCCCGTTTCAGTTGGTGGAGAGAACATCGCTGCATAAG acacacacacttttctctctGCTGGGTCTCAGTCATGCTTATGTCACCAGCATAGGTAAACTAGTTGGGGTCGTAGCACTTAAAGAG CTTCAGAAGGCCATAGAAGGTTCAACCTGCAGTGGCGTGCGTTTGCGCCCCCCGCTGGCCAGTTTCCGAGATGCCAGCCGTAAAGCCAAGGAGCACCCCCACCCAGCTTCTGCCCCCTCTTCTCCCACTCGAGACAAACAGCTATGGAGtgagggagaaaagaaagaaacgaaAGATGAAGCAGAGCCCAAATTGGCCGAGTCCAGAGAAACAGATCAGTGCAAGGTTAGCATAGACAGAAACAGCAGAAGTTCCGATAATTCAGCTCAGGGGCAGCCGACCTCCacttcctctccctcttctcCTTCCATCCCTCTCACATCTCTCCATCCCAAACAGGAGAcaaatggagagaaagaaagtgatgaTGAACTGGTTTAA
- the clcn1b gene encoding chloride channel protein 1 isoform X6 gives MPKRTSSKELYGEYREQVGNFAQKEAARLLTENQSKRHAGHARAIRRGYGRAHRVSLETGPMTPGLSHSSSIKKPQPYSKCQDCLRRVQRYIITKLGEDWIFLVLLGFTMALVSWSMDYASAKSLQAYKWMYAELKGNVPLQYLAWITYPIILIVFSSVFCHLVSPQAIGSGIPEMKTILRGVVLKEYLTLKAFVAKVIGLTASLGSGMPLGKEGPFVHIASICAAVLSRVMSFFTGVYENPYGYTDILTVGCAVGVGCCFGTPLGGVLFSIEVTSTYFAVRNYWRGYFAATFSAFIFRVLSVWNKDSVTITALFRTKFRMDFPFDLQELPAFAVIGISCGFLGAFFVYLNRQVVLFMRRQTALTQFLTKYRLIYPGVVTLIIATFTFPPGFGQFMAGELMPRECINSLFDNFTWTKVWDPTLEPGLGRSAAWFHSEVSIFIILILFFIMKFWMSAVSTTMPIPSGAFMPVFILGAAFGRLVGEIMATLFPNGILFDGIVYRILPGGYAVIGAAAMTGAVTHTVSTAVICFELTGQISHILPMMVAVILANMVAQGLQPSLYDSIIQVKKLPYLPELGFGHISKYNICVEDIMVKKVKFLSPQTTYRELLHLLQTTTLKTIPVVDSKESMILLGSIERCELQAAYDWWLSAERRIANQGQAMRSPGSVVSWESFNLVDEEGGEESKEKENTVSEEHNGPLDTVGDPTNHAAPGESGSGVLGIMRSALHRLLSNSSSSQPPESQDTPPAPVTDSMTPDEIKAWEDAELDKPIDIDQIRIDPSPFQLVERTSLHKTHTLFSLLGLSHAYVTSIGKLVGVVALKELQKAIEGSTCSGVRLRPPLASFRDASRKAKEHPHPASAPSSPTRDKQLWSEGEKKETKDEAEPKLAESRETDQCKVSIDRNSRSSDNSAQGQPTSTSSPSSPSIPLTSLHPKQETNGEKESDDELV, from the exons ATGCCTAAGAGAACTTCTTCGAAGGAG CTGTATGGAGAGTACAGGGAGCAGGTGGGTAATTTTGCCCAGAAGGAGGCCGCACGTCTGCTAACCGAGAACCAGTCAAAAAGACATGCTGGCCATGCTAGAGCAATCAGGAGAGGGTACGGCCGAGCGCATCGTGTCTCCTTAGAAACAGGACCCATGACCCCAGGATTAAGCCACTCCTCCTcaataaaaaaaccccaacctTACTCAAAATGCCAAG ACTGCCTGAGGCGGGTCCAGAGGTATATAATAACAAAGCTTGGGGAGGACTGGATTTTCCTGGTGCTGCTGGGTTTCACCATGGCTCTAGTCAGCTGGAGTATGGACTATGCCAGTGCAAAGAGCCTGCAAG CTTACAAATGGATGTATGCAGAGCTGAAAGGGAATGTGCCACTTCAGTATTTGGCCTGGATCACATATCCCATAATTCTCATTGTGTTTTCCTCTGTCTTTTGCCACTTGGTCTCCCCACAAGCTATAG GCTCTGGTATACCAGAGATGAAGACCATTCTACGCGGAGTTGTGCTGAAGGAATATTTGACTCTAAAAGCCTTTGTGGCTAAAGTCATTGGCCTGACTGCCAGCCTGGGCAGTGGCATGCCTTTGGGAAAAGAG ggCCCTTTTGTTCACATTGCAAGTATCTGTGCTGCTGTGCTGAGTAGAGTAATGTCCTTCTTCACGGGAGTGTACGAG aACCCCTATGGTTACACTGATATTCTGACAGTGGGGTGTGCTGTAGGGGTCGGCTGCTGTTTTGGCACTCCTCTCGGAG GTGTGTTGTTCAGTATTGAGGTCACATCCACCTATTTTGCTGTGAGGAATTATTGGAGAGGATACTTCGCTGCTACGTTCAGTGCATTTATATTCAGAGTGCTATCTGTGTGGAACAAAGACTCTG TCACAATTACAGCTCTGTTCCGCACAAAATTCCGGATGGACTTTCCATTTGACCTGCAGGAGCTGCCAGCGTTTGCTGTCATTGG GATCTCATGTGGATTTCTGGGGGCTTTCTTTGTTTATCTGAACAGACAAGTTGTTCTGTTCATGAGAAGACAAACAGCACTCACTCAATTCCTTACAAAATA tcggTTGATTTACCCTGGTGTGGTGACTCTCATTATTGCCACCTTCACATTTCCGCCAGGCTTCGGACAGTTTATGGCCGGTGAG CTGATGCCGAGAGAGTGTATCAACTCCCTGTTTGATAATTTCACCTGGACAAAAGTCTGGGACCCCACCTTGGAACCGGGCCTGGGCCGCTCTGCCGCCTGGTTCCATTCAGAAGTcagcatcttcatcatcctcattctcTTTTTCATCATGAAG TTTTGGATGTCTGCAGTATCAACAACGATGCCTATTCCCTCAGGCGCCTTCATGCCTGTCTTTATTCTTG gAGCTGCATTTGGCCGCTTGGTGGGAGAGATCATGGCCACACTTTTTCCGAATGGTATTCTCTTTGATGGAATTGTTTACCGAATCCTACCTGGTGGCTACGCTGTGATTG GTGCCGCAGCGATGACCGGAgcggtcacacacacagtttcgaCAGCAGTGATATGCTTTGAGCTGACCGGGCAGATCTCTCACATTCTACCCATGATGGTGGCAGTGATCCTGGCTAACATGGTGGCACAGGGCCTGCAGCCTTCTCTCTATGATTCTATAATCCAGGTCAAAAAGCTCCCCTATCTCCCCGAGCTTGGTTTTGGACACATCag TAAGTATAATATCTGTGTGGAGGACATCATGGTGAAGAAGGTGAAGTTTTTGTCTCCTCAGACCACGTACCGTGAACTACTTCACCTATTGCAGACCACTACTCTCAAAACCATCCCAGTAGTTGATTCTAAAG AGTCAATGATTTTGTTAGGCTCTATTGAGAGGTGTGAGCTTCAAGCAGCCTATGACTGGTGGCTGTCAGCAGAGAGACGGATTGCTAACCAAGGTCAGGCAATGCGCAGTCCAGGGTCAGTGGTCAGCTGGGAGTCCTTCAATTTGGTAGatgaagaaggaggagaggagagcaagGAAAAG GAAAACACAGTCTCTGAGGAGCACAACGGCCCACTGGACACTGTGGGGGATCCCACCAATCACGCAGCACCTGGTGAGTCTGGCTCAG GTGTACTCGGGATCATGAGGAGCGCACTTCATCGCCTCTTGTCAAACTCATCTTCGTCACAGCCGCCTGAGTCACAG GATACACCGCCCGCTCCTGTAACAGATAGCATGACTCCAGATGAG ATCAAAGCTTGGGAGGATGCTGAGCTGGATAAGCCGATCGATATTGATCAGATTCGCATCGATCCCTCCCCGTTTCAGTTGGTGGAGAGAACATCGCTGCATAAG acacacacacttttctctctGCTGGGTCTCAGTCATGCTTATGTCACCAGCATAGGTAAACTAGTTGGGGTCGTAGCACTTAAAGAG CTTCAGAAGGCCATAGAAGGTTCAACCTGCAGTGGCGTGCGTTTGCGCCCCCCGCTGGCCAGTTTCCGAGATGCCAGCCGTAAAGCCAAGGAGCACCCCCACCCAGCTTCTGCCCCCTCTTCTCCCACTCGAGACAAACAGCTATGGAGtgagggagaaaagaaagaaacgaaAGATGAAGCAGAGCCCAAATTGGCCGAGTCCAGAGAAACAGATCAGTGCAAGGTTAGCATAGACAGAAACAGCAGAAGTTCCGATAATTCAGCTCAGGGGCAGCCGACCTCCacttcctctccctcttctcCTTCCATCCCTCTCACATCTCTCCATCCCAAACAGGAGAcaaatggagagaaagaaagtgatgaTGAACTGGTTTAA